One region of Citrus sinensis cultivar Valencia sweet orange chromosome 6, DVS_A1.0, whole genome shotgun sequence genomic DNA includes:
- the LOC102625364 gene encoding SUPPRESSOR OF ABI3-5 isoform X1, which produces MDPGRYGLQQGWDNNSALEGYGAIHEPNFRVGGSYDERRFLDERYSRDNIYPRNAFQRENYPPPPVGLWPQSRRRNYEEDYSLDRESRRHEKPYIDSYHEMDAYCGHEIDSFPEFDKFRDGYRNIENYRDHGFERPPRFGGRDRDDYDDYDYRSRSSHQSREDSREGDCDFGRLSYDSDYDRGSRRDGSWRRHESRDRERDKRCLSRERELSPRRRHEHSASRSQSRSRSRGRDDRPRSRSPRGRSHGRSHREDSYDDGRYERIEKRRDREERRQREHYAVAPSGTIVVKGLSQKTTEEDLYQILAEWGPLRHVRVIKERNSGVSRGFAFIDFPSVGAARAMMDRIGDDGLVVDGRKLFFEYSSKPTGGSGGHYGQESAMGARHSNHKSTIPCDWMCTICGCVNFARRTSCFQCNEARTDDAPPAEMNSSNPIPLGKKGSDTGPTHVLVVRGLDEYADEEMLRYEFSKHAPIKDLRLVRDKFTHVSRGFAFLHFHSVEDASKALEATNGTTLEKNGQILRVAYAKSILGPGSGMSASSQSSSLAAAAIEAAAFSQQYDAVGWAPKEYNPDDKQPTRGQEQRSDGDMVQKDGLALQSGFVWDEASGYYYDAASGFYYDGNTGLYYDGNSGIWYSYDQQTQQYIPCTDQNDNKTSGNGSEPSKQVDGGSKNRKVVISAPAATVSSVEKPASLPDAVQAAATAAIAAEKKGKEKSKEVKVVSKSTIVANKKKLNNATMWKQWSHDNQQSASADDRPGPAGQASKTKFKSDSAATKENNAFSSGAAASTAIPQAVGLDSPVKSKPVSSTSGGTLMGVIRNSGRGFQPGSSGGLSASSTAPPSSAGSSSSVNSDTITAVTPFRTDASALGSYTPPVATGSGKRRFSEMPLPPATQKEQPQTTYRDRAAERRSLYGSSFSAGDDLPDVGSGDSNRDFALKKGSVDSMPFPPGVGGRGFTADSVQSYEVITADKAIDENNVGNRMLRSMGWHEGLGLGKDGSGMIEPVQAQAMDSRAGLGSQQKKVDPSLEVQAGDSYKTLIHKKALARFREMS; this is translated from the exons ATGGATCCTGGTCGCTATGGCCTTCAGCAAGGATGGGATAATAACAGC GCTCTGGAGGGGTATGGTGCTATCCATGAACCAAATTTCCG GGTTGGTGGTTCATACGATGAGAGGAGGTTTTTAGATGAAAGGTACTCAAGAGACAACATATACCCAAGAAATGCCTTCCAGAGGGAGAACTATCCACCGCCACCTGTTGGTCTTTGGCCTCAAtcaagaaggagaaattatgaagaagattATTCACTTGATAGGGAATCCAGGCGACATGAGAAACCTTACATTGATTCATACCATGAGATGGATGCTTATTGTGGCCACGAGATTGATTCTTTTCCGGAATTTGATAAGTTCCGTGATGGCTATCGCAATATAGAAAATTATCGTGATCATGGTTTTGAAAGGCCTCCCAGGTTTGGGGGCCGTGACCGTGATGATTATGATGATTATGACTATAGATCCCGTTCTTCCCATCAAAGTAGGGAGGATAGCCGAGAGGGGGATTGTGATTTTGGTCGTCTTAGCTATGATTCTGATTATGACAGAGGCAGCCGAAGAGATGGTAGTTGGAGGAGACATGAATCCCGTGATAGAGAACGTGATAAGAGATGTTTGAGTCGGGAAAGAGAGTTGAGTCCACGTAGAAGGCATGAGCACTCTGCATCCCGATCTCAGTCTCGATCTAGGTCTCGTGGACGTGATGATCGTCCTAGATCGCGGTCACCTCGTGGTCGAAGCCATGGTAGAAGTCATCGAGAGGACAGCTATGATGATGGTCGATATGAGCGAATTGAGAAGCGAAGGGACCGTGAAGAGAGGCGTCAGCGGGAGCACTATGCTGTG GCCCCATCAGGCACTATTGTTGTGAAGGGTCTTTCTCAAAAGACGACTGAAGAAGATTTATACCAGATCCTT gCTGAGTGGGGACCTCTTCGCCATGTTCGTGTGATCAAAGAGCGAAATTCCGGCGTCTCACGTGGATTTGCCTTCATTGATTTTCCTTCTGTG GGAGCAGCACGTGCAATGATGGATAGGATTGGGGATGATGGTCTTGTTGTGGATGGCAGAAAGCTTTTCTTTGAGtacag TAGCAAGCCAACTGGGGGTTCAGGTGGGCATTATGGTCAAGAAAGTGCTATGGGAGCTAGGCATTCTAACCATAAAAGCACAATACCATGTGATTGGATGTGCACCATTTGTGGCTGTGTGAATTTTGCTCGGCGTACGTCTTGCTTTCAG TGCAATGAGGCAAGAACTGATGATGCTCCCCCAGCAGAAATGAATTCATCCAATCCAATACCTCTGGGGAAGAAAGGATCGGACACAG GTCCCACTCATGTTCTGGTTGTTCGTGGATTGGATGAGTACGCTGATGAAGAAATGCTTCGTTATGAATTTTCTAAACACGCTCCAATTAAG GATCTTCGCCTTGTCAGAGACAAGTTCACTCATGTATCTAGGGGATTTGCATTCTTACATTTCCATTCG GTTGAGGATGCTTCTAAAGCTCTAGAAGCAACAAATGGAACAACTCTGGAGAAGAATGGGCAGATACTAAGAGTAGCTTATGCAAAAAGCATTCTTGGTCCAGGATCAGGGATGTCAGCATCTTCACAGTCAAGTAGTCTTGCTGCTGCGGCAATTGAGGCAGCAGCATTTTCCCAGCAG TATGATGCTGTTGGATGGGCACCAAAAGAATATAATCCAGATGACAAGCAGCCTACTCGCGGCCAGGAGCAACGCAGTGACGGAGATATGGTTCAAAAGGATGGTTTGGCTTTGCAATCCGGCTTTGTATGGGATGAAGCATCTGGCTATTACTATGATGCTGCTTCTGGGTTCTACTATGACGGAAATACTG GTCTTTATTATGATGGTAACAGTGGGATTTGGTATTCCTATGACCAACAAACGCAGCAATATATTCCTTGTACTGATCAAAATGACAACAAAACATCTGGTAACGGATCTGAGCCTTCCAAGCAAGTGGATGGTGGTTCCAAAAACAGGAAAGTGGTAATCTCTGCACCGGCTGCAACTGTTTCATCAGTGGAGAAGCCTGCATCACTACCAGATGCTGTACAGGCTGCTGCAACAGCAGCAATAGCTGCGGAAAAGAAAGGGAAGGAGAAGTCAAAAGAGGTGAAAGTCGTTTCAAAGAGCACTATAGTGGCTAACAAAAAGAAGTTAAATAATGCAACAATGTGGAAACAGTGGAGTCATGATAATCAACAATCCGCTTCAGCTGATGATAGACCTGGTCCAGCTGGTCAAGCCTCAAAGACCAAGTTCAAATCTGATTCGGCTGCTACAAAAGAGAACAATGCGTTTAGTTCCGGAGCTGCCGCATCTACGGCAATTCCCCAGGCTGTTGGTTTGGATTCTCCAGTCAAGTCAAAGCCTGTGAGTAGCACCTCAGGAGGAACTTTGATGGGGGTCATAAGGAACTCTGGAAGGGGTTTTCAGCCAGGATCATCTGGTGGTCTTTCTGCCTCTTCAACTGCTCCGCCATCAAGTGCGGGATCATCTTCATCAGTGAATTCTGATACAATTACAGCTGTGACTCCCTTCAGAACTGATGCATCGGCTCTAGGTTCTTATACCCCACCCGTGGCAACTGGGAGTGGTAAGAGAAGGTTTTCTGAAATGCCACTACCTCCTGCCACTCAAAAGGAACAACCTCAGACTACCTATAGGGATCGTGCAGCTGAGAGGAGGAGCTTGTATggttcatcattttccgctGGAGATGATCTGCCTGATGTTGGATCCGGAGATTCAA ATCGAgattttgctttaaaaaagGGTTCTGTGGATTCAATGCCTTTTCCCCCTGGTGTTGGAGGACGCGGGTTTACTGCCGATAGTGTTCAAAGTTATGAGGTGATTACAGCCGACAAAGCCATTGATGAGAACAATGTGGGGAATCGAATGCTACGGAGCATGGGCTGGCATGAAGGCTTG GGATTAGGCAAGGATGGAAGTGGAATGATAGAACCGGTCCAAGCACAGGCCATGGACAGCAGAGCAGGACTGGGGAGTCAGCAGAAGAAGGTGGATCCTAGTCTTGAGGTGCAGGCAGGTGATAGTTACAAGACACTCATTCATAAGAAGGCTCTTGCTAGGTTCCGTGAGATGTCGTAG
- the LOC102625364 gene encoding SUPPRESSOR OF ABI3-5 isoform X2, whose amino-acid sequence MDPGRYGLQQGWDNNSALEGYGAIHEPNFRVGGSYDERRFLDERYSRDNIYPRNAFQRENYPPPPVGLWPQSRRRNYEEDYSLDRESRRHEKPYIDSYHEMDAYCGHEIDSFPEFDKFRDGYRNIENYRDHGFERPPRFGGRDRDDYDDYDYRSRSSHQSREDSREGDCDFGRLSYDSDYDRGSRRDGSWRRHESRDRERDKRCLSRERELSPRRRHEHSASRSQSRSRSRGRDDRPRSRSPRGRSHGRSHREDSYDDGRYERIEKRRDREERRQREHYAVAPSGTIVVKGLSQKTTEEDLYQILAEWGPLRHVRVIKERNSGVSRGFAFIDFPSVGAARAMMDRIGDDGLVVDGRKLFFEYSKPTGGSGGHYGQESAMGARHSNHKSTIPCDWMCTICGCVNFARRTSCFQCNEARTDDAPPAEMNSSNPIPLGKKGSDTGPTHVLVVRGLDEYADEEMLRYEFSKHAPIKDLRLVRDKFTHVSRGFAFLHFHSVEDASKALEATNGTTLEKNGQILRVAYAKSILGPGSGMSASSQSSSLAAAAIEAAAFSQQYDAVGWAPKEYNPDDKQPTRGQEQRSDGDMVQKDGLALQSGFVWDEASGYYYDAASGFYYDGNTGLYYDGNSGIWYSYDQQTQQYIPCTDQNDNKTSGNGSEPSKQVDGGSKNRKVVISAPAATVSSVEKPASLPDAVQAAATAAIAAEKKGKEKSKEVKVVSKSTIVANKKKLNNATMWKQWSHDNQQSASADDRPGPAGQASKTKFKSDSAATKENNAFSSGAAASTAIPQAVGLDSPVKSKPVSSTSGGTLMGVIRNSGRGFQPGSSGGLSASSTAPPSSAGSSSSVNSDTITAVTPFRTDASALGSYTPPVATGSGKRRFSEMPLPPATQKEQPQTTYRDRAAERRSLYGSSFSAGDDLPDVGSGDSNRDFALKKGSVDSMPFPPGVGGRGFTADSVQSYEVITADKAIDENNVGNRMLRSMGWHEGLGLGKDGSGMIEPVQAQAMDSRAGLGSQQKKVDPSLEVQAGDSYKTLIHKKALARFREMS is encoded by the exons ATGGATCCTGGTCGCTATGGCCTTCAGCAAGGATGGGATAATAACAGC GCTCTGGAGGGGTATGGTGCTATCCATGAACCAAATTTCCG GGTTGGTGGTTCATACGATGAGAGGAGGTTTTTAGATGAAAGGTACTCAAGAGACAACATATACCCAAGAAATGCCTTCCAGAGGGAGAACTATCCACCGCCACCTGTTGGTCTTTGGCCTCAAtcaagaaggagaaattatgaagaagattATTCACTTGATAGGGAATCCAGGCGACATGAGAAACCTTACATTGATTCATACCATGAGATGGATGCTTATTGTGGCCACGAGATTGATTCTTTTCCGGAATTTGATAAGTTCCGTGATGGCTATCGCAATATAGAAAATTATCGTGATCATGGTTTTGAAAGGCCTCCCAGGTTTGGGGGCCGTGACCGTGATGATTATGATGATTATGACTATAGATCCCGTTCTTCCCATCAAAGTAGGGAGGATAGCCGAGAGGGGGATTGTGATTTTGGTCGTCTTAGCTATGATTCTGATTATGACAGAGGCAGCCGAAGAGATGGTAGTTGGAGGAGACATGAATCCCGTGATAGAGAACGTGATAAGAGATGTTTGAGTCGGGAAAGAGAGTTGAGTCCACGTAGAAGGCATGAGCACTCTGCATCCCGATCTCAGTCTCGATCTAGGTCTCGTGGACGTGATGATCGTCCTAGATCGCGGTCACCTCGTGGTCGAAGCCATGGTAGAAGTCATCGAGAGGACAGCTATGATGATGGTCGATATGAGCGAATTGAGAAGCGAAGGGACCGTGAAGAGAGGCGTCAGCGGGAGCACTATGCTGTG GCCCCATCAGGCACTATTGTTGTGAAGGGTCTTTCTCAAAAGACGACTGAAGAAGATTTATACCAGATCCTT gCTGAGTGGGGACCTCTTCGCCATGTTCGTGTGATCAAAGAGCGAAATTCCGGCGTCTCACGTGGATTTGCCTTCATTGATTTTCCTTCTGTG GGAGCAGCACGTGCAATGATGGATAGGATTGGGGATGATGGTCTTGTTGTGGATGGCAGAAAGCTTTTCTTTGAGtacag CAAGCCAACTGGGGGTTCAGGTGGGCATTATGGTCAAGAAAGTGCTATGGGAGCTAGGCATTCTAACCATAAAAGCACAATACCATGTGATTGGATGTGCACCATTTGTGGCTGTGTGAATTTTGCTCGGCGTACGTCTTGCTTTCAG TGCAATGAGGCAAGAACTGATGATGCTCCCCCAGCAGAAATGAATTCATCCAATCCAATACCTCTGGGGAAGAAAGGATCGGACACAG GTCCCACTCATGTTCTGGTTGTTCGTGGATTGGATGAGTACGCTGATGAAGAAATGCTTCGTTATGAATTTTCTAAACACGCTCCAATTAAG GATCTTCGCCTTGTCAGAGACAAGTTCACTCATGTATCTAGGGGATTTGCATTCTTACATTTCCATTCG GTTGAGGATGCTTCTAAAGCTCTAGAAGCAACAAATGGAACAACTCTGGAGAAGAATGGGCAGATACTAAGAGTAGCTTATGCAAAAAGCATTCTTGGTCCAGGATCAGGGATGTCAGCATCTTCACAGTCAAGTAGTCTTGCTGCTGCGGCAATTGAGGCAGCAGCATTTTCCCAGCAG TATGATGCTGTTGGATGGGCACCAAAAGAATATAATCCAGATGACAAGCAGCCTACTCGCGGCCAGGAGCAACGCAGTGACGGAGATATGGTTCAAAAGGATGGTTTGGCTTTGCAATCCGGCTTTGTATGGGATGAAGCATCTGGCTATTACTATGATGCTGCTTCTGGGTTCTACTATGACGGAAATACTG GTCTTTATTATGATGGTAACAGTGGGATTTGGTATTCCTATGACCAACAAACGCAGCAATATATTCCTTGTACTGATCAAAATGACAACAAAACATCTGGTAACGGATCTGAGCCTTCCAAGCAAGTGGATGGTGGTTCCAAAAACAGGAAAGTGGTAATCTCTGCACCGGCTGCAACTGTTTCATCAGTGGAGAAGCCTGCATCACTACCAGATGCTGTACAGGCTGCTGCAACAGCAGCAATAGCTGCGGAAAAGAAAGGGAAGGAGAAGTCAAAAGAGGTGAAAGTCGTTTCAAAGAGCACTATAGTGGCTAACAAAAAGAAGTTAAATAATGCAACAATGTGGAAACAGTGGAGTCATGATAATCAACAATCCGCTTCAGCTGATGATAGACCTGGTCCAGCTGGTCAAGCCTCAAAGACCAAGTTCAAATCTGATTCGGCTGCTACAAAAGAGAACAATGCGTTTAGTTCCGGAGCTGCCGCATCTACGGCAATTCCCCAGGCTGTTGGTTTGGATTCTCCAGTCAAGTCAAAGCCTGTGAGTAGCACCTCAGGAGGAACTTTGATGGGGGTCATAAGGAACTCTGGAAGGGGTTTTCAGCCAGGATCATCTGGTGGTCTTTCTGCCTCTTCAACTGCTCCGCCATCAAGTGCGGGATCATCTTCATCAGTGAATTCTGATACAATTACAGCTGTGACTCCCTTCAGAACTGATGCATCGGCTCTAGGTTCTTATACCCCACCCGTGGCAACTGGGAGTGGTAAGAGAAGGTTTTCTGAAATGCCACTACCTCCTGCCACTCAAAAGGAACAACCTCAGACTACCTATAGGGATCGTGCAGCTGAGAGGAGGAGCTTGTATggttcatcattttccgctGGAGATGATCTGCCTGATGTTGGATCCGGAGATTCAA ATCGAgattttgctttaaaaaagGGTTCTGTGGATTCAATGCCTTTTCCCCCTGGTGTTGGAGGACGCGGGTTTACTGCCGATAGTGTTCAAAGTTATGAGGTGATTACAGCCGACAAAGCCATTGATGAGAACAATGTGGGGAATCGAATGCTACGGAGCATGGGCTGGCATGAAGGCTTG GGATTAGGCAAGGATGGAAGTGGAATGATAGAACCGGTCCAAGCACAGGCCATGGACAGCAGAGCAGGACTGGGGAGTCAGCAGAAGAAGGTGGATCCTAGTCTTGAGGTGCAGGCAGGTGATAGTTACAAGACACTCATTCATAAGAAGGCTCTTGCTAGGTTCCGTGAGATGTCGTAG
- the LOC102625825 gene encoding Glutathione S-transferase F12-like (The RefSeq protein has 4 substitutions compared to this genomic sequence) translates to MVVKVYGSVKAACPQRVLACLLEKGVEFEIVQVDLDEGEHKRPEFLLRQPFGQVPVIEDGDFKLFESRAIIRYYAAKYANQGPNLLGNTLEEKALVDQWLEVEAHNFNDLAFNLVLQLVILPRMGQRSDTALVHNLEQKLEAVLNIYEQRLSKSNYLAGDSFTLADLSHLPALRYLMNEAGMAHLVTQRKHVNAWWDKISSRPAWKKLASLAH, encoded by the exons atggtTGTTAAAGTGTATGGTTCAGTTAAGGCAGCTTGCCCACAAAGGGCATTGGCTTGCCTTCTTGAAAAGGGTGTCGAATTTGAGATTGTGCAGGTTGATCTCGACGAAGGCGAGCATAAGAGGCGTGAGTTTCTTCTTCGACAG CCGTTTGGGCAAGTTCCAGTAATAGAGGATGGCGATTTCAAGCTTTTTG AGTCGAGGGCAATCATAAGGTACTACGCAGCAAAGTATGTAAACCAAGGGCCAAACCTACTTGGAAACACACTAGAAGAGAAAGCTTTGGTGGATCAATGGCTCGAAGTAGAAGCACACAATTTAAATGACTTGGCGTTCAACCTGGTGCTTCAGCTTGTTATTCTACCCAGAATGGGGCAGCGCAGTGACACGGCCCTAGTCCACAATTTAGAGCAAAAGCTGGAGGCAGTTTTGAACATTTACGAGCAGAGGCTATCTAAAAGCAACTACCTTGCTGGGGACAGCTTCACATTGGCTGATCTGAGTCACCTACCAGCCTTAAGATATCTGATGAACGAAGCTGGAATGGCCCATTTGGTTACACAGAGGAAGCATGTTAATGCTTGGTGGGACAAAATTTCTAGCCGCCCGGCTTGGAAGAAACTAGCGAGTCTTGCTCATTAA